From the genome of Triticum aestivum cultivar Chinese Spring chromosome 3B, IWGSC CS RefSeq v2.1, whole genome shotgun sequence, one region includes:
- the LOC123070211 gene encoding probable isoprenylcysteine alpha-carbonyl methylesterase ICME isoform X2 yields MPPPRPTSSRASPSPCSSTSGYRWMRQLLALAVYAILLMPGFLQVGYYYFFSSQVRRSIVYGEQPRNRLDLYIPKDNRRPCPVVAFVTGGAWIIGYKAWGALLGRRLAERGIIVACIDYRNFPQGTISDMVSDASQGISFVCNNIASYGGDPNQIYLMGQSAGAHISACALMEQAVKESSGQPISWSVTQIKAYFGLSGGYNIHNLVDHFHQRGLNRSIFLSIMEGEEALSRYSPEIVVKESSTRTIALLPRIFLMHGTDDYSIPSSASRTFVDVLQQVGAQATLLLYEGKTHTDIFIQDPLRGGRDPLVEDVFSVIYADDATRQNAASAPTPRRLVFEWQLQLARWISPF; encoded by the exons ATGCCGCCTCCGAGACCTACCTCGTCACGCGCCTCACCTTCACCCTGCTCCAGTACCTCGG GTTACCGCTGGATGAGGCAGCTTCTTGCCCTTGCAGTCTATGCCATTCTACTTATGCCAGGTTTTTTGCAAG TTGGATATTACTATTTCTTTTCAAGTCAGGTTCGTAGAAGTATAGTTTATGGAGAACAACCGAGAAACAGGTTAGATTTGTATATACCCAAAGATAATAGAAGACCCTGTCCCGTGGTGGCCTTTGTAACTGGTGGGGCCTGGATTATTGG TTACAAGGCATGGGGTGCCCTTCTTGGCAGGCGGTTGGCTGAGAGAGGAATCATAGTTGCTTGCATTGATTACAG AAATTTTCCTCAAGGAACAATAAGTGACATGGTTAGCGATGCTTCTCAGGGGATCTCATTCGTGTGTAACAACATTGCTAGTTATGGAGGTGATCCTAATCA GATCTACTTGATGGGTCAGTCAGCAGGAGCACATATTTCAGCATGTGCCCTAATGGAACAGGCAGTAAAAGAGTCTAGCGGACAGCCCATTTCTTGGAGTGTTACACAAATCAAGGCATACTTTGGTTTATCTGGAGG ATACAACATCCATAATTTGGTCGACCATTTCCATCAGCGTGGTCTGAACCGTTCAATATTTCTCAG TATAATGGAGGGAGAAGAAGCATTGTCACGTTATTCTCCTGAAATTGTTGTCAAGGAGTCGAGTACCCGGACCATAGCTCTACTTCCTCGTATCTTTCTTATGCATGGAACAGATGATTATTCAATACCATCGTCTGCCAG TCGAACTTTTGTAGACGTCCTTCAACAAGTTGGTGCCCAGGCCACATTATTATTGTACGAAGGGAAAACACATACAGATATATTTATACAG GATCCTCTTAGGGGTGGAAGGGATCCTTTGGTTGAAGATGTCTTTTCTGTTATTTATgccgatgatgcaactcgccaaaATGCAGCTTCTGCGCCAACTCCAAGGCGCCTGGTTTTTGAGTGGCAATTGCAGTTGGCCCGTTGGATTAGTCCCTTCTAG
- the LOC123070211 gene encoding probable isoprenylcysteine alpha-carbonyl methylesterase ICMEL2 isoform X1 translates to MLLRSPRLPHASLHATHSRSRSPPASSSSYLGAPLLPAPFFRTNSNLPLPTARRTFPSLRHAMAMQFPPSGDDAREADALLPRSDSAGRRRSSPVQSASPRPQGSAGPRRQSSFRHDVGHAASETYLVTRLTFTLLQYLGLGYRWMRQLLALAVYAILLMPGFLQVGYYYFFSSQVRRSIVYGEQPRNRLDLYIPKDNRRPCPVVAFVTGGAWIIGYKAWGALLGRRLAERGIIVACIDYRNFPQGTISDMVSDASQGISFVCNNIASYGGDPNQIYLMGQSAGAHISACALMEQAVKESSGQPISWSVTQIKAYFGLSGGYNIHNLVDHFHQRGLNRSIFLSIMEGEEALSRYSPEIVVKESSTRTIALLPRIFLMHGTDDYSIPSSASRTFVDVLQQVGAQATLLLYEGKTHTDIFIQDPLRGGRDPLVEDVFSVIYADDATRQNAASAPTPRRLVFEWQLQLARWISPF, encoded by the exons ATGTTGCTGCGCTCGCCCCGCCTCCCCCACGCGTCCCTCCACGCCACGCACTCGCGCTCGCGCtccccgcccgcctcctcctcctcctatttaGGCGCGCCCCTCCTCCCCGCTCCATTCTTCCGCACCAACTCGAATCTCCCACTCCCAACCGCCCGGCGGACCTTCCCGAGCCTTCGCCACGCAATGGCAATGCAGTTTCCCCCCTCCGGGGACGACGCGCGCGAGGCGGACGCGCTCCTCCCGCGGAGCgactccgccggccgccgccgctcgtcgcccgTGCAGTCCGCGTCCCCGAGGCCCCAGGGCTCGGCCGGCCCCAGGAGGCAGTCGTCCTTCCGCCACGACGTCGGCCATGCCGCCTCCGAGACCTACCTCGTCACGCGCCTCACCTTCACCCTGCTCCAGTACCTCGG gTTAGGTTACCGCTGGATGAGGCAGCTTCTTGCCCTTGCAGTCTATGCCATTCTACTTATGCCAGGTTTTTTGCAAG TTGGATATTACTATTTCTTTTCAAGTCAGGTTCGTAGAAGTATAGTTTATGGAGAACAACCGAGAAACAGGTTAGATTTGTATATACCCAAAGATAATAGAAGACCCTGTCCCGTGGTGGCCTTTGTAACTGGTGGGGCCTGGATTATTGG TTACAAGGCATGGGGTGCCCTTCTTGGCAGGCGGTTGGCTGAGAGAGGAATCATAGTTGCTTGCATTGATTACAG AAATTTTCCTCAAGGAACAATAAGTGACATGGTTAGCGATGCTTCTCAGGGGATCTCATTCGTGTGTAACAACATTGCTAGTTATGGAGGTGATCCTAATCA GATCTACTTGATGGGTCAGTCAGCAGGAGCACATATTTCAGCATGTGCCCTAATGGAACAGGCAGTAAAAGAGTCTAGCGGACAGCCCATTTCTTGGAGTGTTACACAAATCAAGGCATACTTTGGTTTATCTGGAGG ATACAACATCCATAATTTGGTCGACCATTTCCATCAGCGTGGTCTGAACCGTTCAATATTTCTCAG TATAATGGAGGGAGAAGAAGCATTGTCACGTTATTCTCCTGAAATTGTTGTCAAGGAGTCGAGTACCCGGACCATAGCTCTACTTCCTCGTATCTTTCTTATGCATGGAACAGATGATTATTCAATACCATCGTCTGCCAG TCGAACTTTTGTAGACGTCCTTCAACAAGTTGGTGCCCAGGCCACATTATTATTGTACGAAGGGAAAACACATACAGATATATTTATACAG GATCCTCTTAGGGGTGGAAGGGATCCTTTGGTTGAAGATGTCTTTTCTGTTATTTATgccgatgatgcaactcgccaaaATGCAGCTTCTGCGCCAACTCCAAGGCGCCTGGTTTTTGAGTGGCAATTGCAGTTGGCCCGTTGGATTAGTCCCTTCTAG